ATACAACTCAGCGTTGCGTGACGAGCTAGCCCCCGCGCGCACGCCGGATCGCCGCCCCGACCTCGGCGAGCGAGCGCCGTGCACGGCGCGGGAAGACGGTGTGGATGCTGCCGGCCCCGTCGCCCGGCCAGCGCGGCACGATGTGGAAGTGCACGTGGGGGATCGTCTGCCCGGTCGCCTCGCCGTTGTTGACGCCGATCGTCGTGCCGGCGGCGCCGAGCGCCTCGCGGACCGGCCGCGCGAGCCGCACGACGGCGCGCAGGAGCGCATCGGCCGCCGCCGGCTCCAGGTCCTCGAGGAGCGCCACGTGCGCCC
This region of Deltaproteobacteria bacterium genomic DNA includes:
- a CDS encoding HIT family protein, whose translation is MACVFCRIVAGEIPAEVVAREPEVVAFLDTHPLADGHVLVVPRAHVALLEDLEPAAADALLRAVVRLARPVREALGAAGTTIGVNNGEATGQTIPHVHFHIVPRWPGDGAGSIHTVFPRRARRSLAEVGAAIRRARGG